A single window of Bombus pascuorum chromosome 1, iyBomPasc1.1, whole genome shotgun sequence DNA harbors:
- the LOC132916073 gene encoding cytoplasmic dynein 1 intermediate chain isoform X20: MMSDRKAELERKKAKLQAIREEKERRRREKEQKDVEEATVRAAGTDKDHRKELDAMLSSLGVAPVSDVLSSLSSMNSLTPEQSTNATPDASLQPSSINSAQSSSARKKNRELTIVSVAHTNIPPKEPVVYTKQTQTIQTSHTSHDGYFETDWWRPRKGGSAPNYLYEYNLNPGLEWEDEFTAEDEENSLPHMDGFQSKLPPGILPHGLPQVKEVQPAVTQVEQEKEKEKPKEVQELSEEEKQMIILSEDFQRFLDRTSRIVERALGESVNIYSDYTGTMDGEDGMDEKSHQRLWLNRWFFCDRWSRNRCVTSMDWSPQFPELLAASYNNNDDTPNDPDGVCLVWNTKFKKTTPEFIFHCQSPVMSTTFARFHPNLILGGTYSGQIVLWDNRVQKRTPIQRTPLSASAHTHPVYCLNVVGAQNAHNLISISTDGKLCSWSLDMLSQPQETLELHTKQSKAIAATCLAFPHGDVNNFVVGSEEGTVYSACRHGTKAGVLDSYEGHQGPVTGISTHAVQGGIDFSHLFLTSSIDWTIKLWSLKESKPLYSFEHNGDYVYDVAWSPTHPALFAAVDDSGRLDLWNLNQDTEVPTASIVINGSPALNRVSWTPSGLHVTVGDDTGKIWVYDVAEHLAHPRIDEWNKFLYTQQELKHNKADEELHKLNLREPTSLTSMPPLLATCPLR, from the exons ATGATGTCTGACAGAAAAGCAGaacttgaaagaaaaaaagccaAACTTCAGGCTAttagagaagaaaaggaaagacgtagaagagaaaaagaacagaaagat gTTGAGGAAGCTACAGTTCGTGCTGCAGGAACGGATAAAGATCATCGGAAAGAATTAGATGCTATGCTTTCATCCTTGGGGGTAGCACCGGTGTCag ATGTCTTATCCAGTTTATCTAGTATGAATTCTTTGACTCCAGAACAAAGTACTAATGCTACTCCCGATGCTAGTTTACAGCCATCTAGTATAAATTCTGCTCAGag CAGCAGTGCCAGGAAGAAGAATCGGGAACTAACGATTGTTTCTGTGGCACATACCAATATTCCTCCAAAAGAACCAGTTGTTTATACCAAACAAACACAAACTATTCAAACATCGCACACATCTCACGACG GCTACTTTGAGACTGACTGGTGGCGTCCCAGGAAAGGTGGGTCTGCACCAAACTACCTAT ACGAGTACAATCTAAATCCTGGTTTAGAATGGGAGGACGAATTTACAG CCGAAGACGAAGAGAACAGTTTGCCGCATATGGATGGTTTCCAAAGCAAGCTTCCTCCTGGAATTCTTCCCCATGGTTTACCACAGGTTAAGGAAGTGCAGCCAGCGGTTACACAAGTGGAgcaagaaaaggaaaaagaaaaacctaAAGAAg TACAAGAACTCAGCGAAGAAGAGAAACAAATGATCATACTATCTGAAGATTTTCAACGATTCCTTGATCGTACTAGTAGAATTGTGGAAAGGGCATTAGGAGAATCTGTCAATATTTATAGCGATTATACCGGTACCATGGATGGTGAAGATGGAAT GGACGAAAAGAGTCATCAGCGTTTGTGGTTAAATCGATGGTTCTTCTGCGATCGATGGTCTCGTAATCGTTGTGTGACCTCGATGGATTGGTCACCTCAGTTTCCAGAACTTCTTGCAGCCTCCTATAACAATAACGACGACACTCCAAACGATCCCGATGGAGTGTGTTTGGTTTGGAACACAAAGTTTAAGAAAACAACACcggaatttattttccattgtCAGTCTCCGGTTATGTCGACCACGTTCGCAAGATTTCATCCTAATTTAATCTTAGGGGGTACTTATTCCGGACAAATCGTTCTCTGGGACAATAGAGTACAAAAGAGAACTCCTATTCAACGAACTCCACTATCAGCAAGCGCACATACT caTCCTGTATATTGTCTAAACGTTGTTGGGGCACAAAACGCGCACAATTTGATAAGCATATCAACCGATGGCAAACTGTGCTCCTGGAGTTTAGACATGTTGTCACAACCGCAAGAGACATTGGAGCTTCACACTAAACAGTCGAAAGCAATTGCTGCCACTTGTTTGGCGTTCCCTCATGGCGATGTTAATAATTTCGTTGTAGGCAGCGAAGAAGGAACTGTATATTCCG CTTGTCGTCATGGTACAAAAGCTGGTGTATTAGATTCTTACGAAGGTCATCAAGGACCAGTTACAGGAATTAGTACACACGCCGTACAAGGTGGAATAGATTTCTCACATCTATTCTTAACATCGTCCATCGATTGGACGATCAAGCTCTGGAGTCTTAAAGAGAGCAAACCTCTATATTCTTTCGAGCACAACGGTGATTACGTTTATGACGTTGCGTGGTCACCGACCCATCCAGCTCTCTTTGCCGCGGTAGACGATTCAGGACGATTAGATTTATGGAATTTGAATCAAGATACCGAAGTACCCACCGCTAGTATCGTGATCAATGGTTCTCCGGCTCTTAACAGAGTTTCATGGACACCGAGCGGTTTACACGTAACCGTTGGTGATGATACTGGAAAGATTTGGGTGTACGATGTTGCCGAG cATCTGGCACATCCAAGAATCGACGAGTGGAACAAATTCTTGTACACTCAGCAAGAGCTGAAACACAACAAAGCGGACGAAGAACTGCATAAACTTAATTTAAGAGAACCTACTTCGTTAACTTCCATGCCTCCGCTGCTAGCGACGTGTCCCCTCagataa
- the LOC132916073 gene encoding cytoplasmic dynein 1 intermediate chain isoform X12: MMSDRKAELERKKAKLQAIREEKERRRREKEQKDVEEATVRAAGTDKDHRKELDAMLSSLGVAPVSDVLSSLSSMNSLTPEQSTNATPDASLQPSSINSAQSSSARKKNRELTIVSVAHTNIPPKEPVVYTKQTQTIQTSHTSHDGLSASSSAYTIYSSCSTTTPTHSYSAGYFETDWWRPRKGGSAPNYLFLTFDDGQAEDEENSLPHMDGFQSKLPPGILPHGLPQVKEVQPAVTQVEQEKEKEKPKEVQELSEEEKQMIILSEDFQRFLDRTSRIVERALGESVNIYSDYTGTMDGEDGMDEKSHQRLWLNRWFFCDRWSRNRCVTSMDWSPQFPELLAASYNNNDDTPNDPDGVCLVWNTKFKKTTPEFIFHCQSPVMSTTFARFHPNLILGGTYSGQIVLWDNRVQKRTPIQRTPLSASAHTHPVYCLNVVGAQNAHNLISISTDGKLCSWSLDMLSQPQETLELHTKQSKAIAATCLAFPHGDVNNFVVGSEEGTVYSACRHGTKAGVLDSYEGHQGPVTGISTHAVQGGIDFSHLFLTSSIDWTIKLWSLKESKPLYSFEHNGDYVYDVAWSPTHPALFAAVDDSGRLDLWNLNQDTEVPTASIVINGSPALNRVSWTPSGLHVTVGDDTGKIWVYDVAEHLAHPRIDEWNKFLYTQQELKHNKADEELHKLNLREPTSLTSMPPLLATCPLR, encoded by the exons ATGATGTCTGACAGAAAAGCAGaacttgaaagaaaaaaagccaAACTTCAGGCTAttagagaagaaaaggaaagacgtagaagagaaaaagaacagaaagat gTTGAGGAAGCTACAGTTCGTGCTGCAGGAACGGATAAAGATCATCGGAAAGAATTAGATGCTATGCTTTCATCCTTGGGGGTAGCACCGGTGTCag ATGTCTTATCCAGTTTATCTAGTATGAATTCTTTGACTCCAGAACAAAGTACTAATGCTACTCCCGATGCTAGTTTACAGCCATCTAGTATAAATTCTGCTCAGag CAGCAGTGCCAGGAAGAAGAATCGGGAACTAACGATTGTTTCTGTGGCACATACCAATATTCCTCCAAAAGAACCAGTTGTTTATACCAAACAAACACAAACTATTCAAACATCGCACACATCTCACGACG GACTGTCCGCATCTTCTTCTGCATACACCATCTACTCCTCCTGTtcaacaacaacaccaactCACTCTTACTCCGCAGGCTACTTTGAGACTGACTGGTGGCGTCCCAGGAAAGGTGGGTCTGCACCAAACTACCTAT TTTTGACATTTGATGATGGCCAAGCCGAAGACGAAGAGAACAGTTTGCCGCATATGGATGGTTTCCAAAGCAAGCTTCCTCCTGGAATTCTTCCCCATGGTTTACCACAGGTTAAGGAAGTGCAGCCAGCGGTTACACAAGTGGAgcaagaaaaggaaaaagaaaaacctaAAGAAg TACAAGAACTCAGCGAAGAAGAGAAACAAATGATCATACTATCTGAAGATTTTCAACGATTCCTTGATCGTACTAGTAGAATTGTGGAAAGGGCATTAGGAGAATCTGTCAATATTTATAGCGATTATACCGGTACCATGGATGGTGAAGATGGAAT GGACGAAAAGAGTCATCAGCGTTTGTGGTTAAATCGATGGTTCTTCTGCGATCGATGGTCTCGTAATCGTTGTGTGACCTCGATGGATTGGTCACCTCAGTTTCCAGAACTTCTTGCAGCCTCCTATAACAATAACGACGACACTCCAAACGATCCCGATGGAGTGTGTTTGGTTTGGAACACAAAGTTTAAGAAAACAACACcggaatttattttccattgtCAGTCTCCGGTTATGTCGACCACGTTCGCAAGATTTCATCCTAATTTAATCTTAGGGGGTACTTATTCCGGACAAATCGTTCTCTGGGACAATAGAGTACAAAAGAGAACTCCTATTCAACGAACTCCACTATCAGCAAGCGCACATACT caTCCTGTATATTGTCTAAACGTTGTTGGGGCACAAAACGCGCACAATTTGATAAGCATATCAACCGATGGCAAACTGTGCTCCTGGAGTTTAGACATGTTGTCACAACCGCAAGAGACATTGGAGCTTCACACTAAACAGTCGAAAGCAATTGCTGCCACTTGTTTGGCGTTCCCTCATGGCGATGTTAATAATTTCGTTGTAGGCAGCGAAGAAGGAACTGTATATTCCG CTTGTCGTCATGGTACAAAAGCTGGTGTATTAGATTCTTACGAAGGTCATCAAGGACCAGTTACAGGAATTAGTACACACGCCGTACAAGGTGGAATAGATTTCTCACATCTATTCTTAACATCGTCCATCGATTGGACGATCAAGCTCTGGAGTCTTAAAGAGAGCAAACCTCTATATTCTTTCGAGCACAACGGTGATTACGTTTATGACGTTGCGTGGTCACCGACCCATCCAGCTCTCTTTGCCGCGGTAGACGATTCAGGACGATTAGATTTATGGAATTTGAATCAAGATACCGAAGTACCCACCGCTAGTATCGTGATCAATGGTTCTCCGGCTCTTAACAGAGTTTCATGGACACCGAGCGGTTTACACGTAACCGTTGGTGATGATACTGGAAAGATTTGGGTGTACGATGTTGCCGAG cATCTGGCACATCCAAGAATCGACGAGTGGAACAAATTCTTGTACACTCAGCAAGAGCTGAAACACAACAAAGCGGACGAAGAACTGCATAAACTTAATTTAAGAGAACCTACTTCGTTAACTTCCATGCCTCCGCTGCTAGCGACGTGTCCCCTCagataa
- the LOC132916073 gene encoding cytoplasmic dynein 1 intermediate chain isoform X26 — MMSDRKAELERKKAKLQAIREEKERRRREKEQKDVEEATVRAAGTDKDHRKELDAMLSSLGVAPVSDVLSSLSSMNSLTPEQSTNATPDASLQPSSINSAQSSSARKKNRELTIVSVAHTNIPPKEPVVYTKQTQTIQTSHTSHDGYFETDWWRPRKGGSAPNYLFLTFDDGQAEDEENSLPHMDGFQSKLPPGILPHGLPQVKEVQPAVTQVEQEKEKEKPKEVQELSEEEKQMIILSEDFQRFLDRTSRIVERALGESVNIYSDYTGTMDGEDGMDEKSHQRLWLNRWFFCDRWSRNRCVTSMDWSPQFPELLAASYNNNDDTPNDPDGVCLVWNTKFKKTTPEFIFHCQSPVMSTTFARFHPNLILGGTYSGQIVLWDNRVQKRTPIQRTPLSASAHTHPVYCLNVVGAQNAHNLISISTDGKLCSWSLDMLSQPQETLELHTKQSKAIAATCLAFPHGDVNNFVVGSEEGTVYSACRHGTKAGVLDSYEGHQGPVTGISTHAVQGGIDFSHLFLTSSIDWTIKLWSLKESKPLYSFEHNGDYVYDVAWSPTHPALFAAVDDSGRLDLWNLNQDTEVPTASIVINGSPALNRVSWTPSGLHVTVGDDTGKIWVYDVAEHLAHPRIDEWNKFLYTQQELKHNKADEELHKLNLREPTSLTSMPPLLATCPLR, encoded by the exons ATGATGTCTGACAGAAAAGCAGaacttgaaagaaaaaaagccaAACTTCAGGCTAttagagaagaaaaggaaagacgtagaagagaaaaagaacagaaagat gTTGAGGAAGCTACAGTTCGTGCTGCAGGAACGGATAAAGATCATCGGAAAGAATTAGATGCTATGCTTTCATCCTTGGGGGTAGCACCGGTGTCag ATGTCTTATCCAGTTTATCTAGTATGAATTCTTTGACTCCAGAACAAAGTACTAATGCTACTCCCGATGCTAGTTTACAGCCATCTAGTATAAATTCTGCTCAGag CAGCAGTGCCAGGAAGAAGAATCGGGAACTAACGATTGTTTCTGTGGCACATACCAATATTCCTCCAAAAGAACCAGTTGTTTATACCAAACAAACACAAACTATTCAAACATCGCACACATCTCACGACG GCTACTTTGAGACTGACTGGTGGCGTCCCAGGAAAGGTGGGTCTGCACCAAACTACCTAT TTTTGACATTTGATGATGGCCAAGCCGAAGACGAAGAGAACAGTTTGCCGCATATGGATGGTTTCCAAAGCAAGCTTCCTCCTGGAATTCTTCCCCATGGTTTACCACAGGTTAAGGAAGTGCAGCCAGCGGTTACACAAGTGGAgcaagaaaaggaaaaagaaaaacctaAAGAAg TACAAGAACTCAGCGAAGAAGAGAAACAAATGATCATACTATCTGAAGATTTTCAACGATTCCTTGATCGTACTAGTAGAATTGTGGAAAGGGCATTAGGAGAATCTGTCAATATTTATAGCGATTATACCGGTACCATGGATGGTGAAGATGGAAT GGACGAAAAGAGTCATCAGCGTTTGTGGTTAAATCGATGGTTCTTCTGCGATCGATGGTCTCGTAATCGTTGTGTGACCTCGATGGATTGGTCACCTCAGTTTCCAGAACTTCTTGCAGCCTCCTATAACAATAACGACGACACTCCAAACGATCCCGATGGAGTGTGTTTGGTTTGGAACACAAAGTTTAAGAAAACAACACcggaatttattttccattgtCAGTCTCCGGTTATGTCGACCACGTTCGCAAGATTTCATCCTAATTTAATCTTAGGGGGTACTTATTCCGGACAAATCGTTCTCTGGGACAATAGAGTACAAAAGAGAACTCCTATTCAACGAACTCCACTATCAGCAAGCGCACATACT caTCCTGTATATTGTCTAAACGTTGTTGGGGCACAAAACGCGCACAATTTGATAAGCATATCAACCGATGGCAAACTGTGCTCCTGGAGTTTAGACATGTTGTCACAACCGCAAGAGACATTGGAGCTTCACACTAAACAGTCGAAAGCAATTGCTGCCACTTGTTTGGCGTTCCCTCATGGCGATGTTAATAATTTCGTTGTAGGCAGCGAAGAAGGAACTGTATATTCCG CTTGTCGTCATGGTACAAAAGCTGGTGTATTAGATTCTTACGAAGGTCATCAAGGACCAGTTACAGGAATTAGTACACACGCCGTACAAGGTGGAATAGATTTCTCACATCTATTCTTAACATCGTCCATCGATTGGACGATCAAGCTCTGGAGTCTTAAAGAGAGCAAACCTCTATATTCTTTCGAGCACAACGGTGATTACGTTTATGACGTTGCGTGGTCACCGACCCATCCAGCTCTCTTTGCCGCGGTAGACGATTCAGGACGATTAGATTTATGGAATTTGAATCAAGATACCGAAGTACCCACCGCTAGTATCGTGATCAATGGTTCTCCGGCTCTTAACAGAGTTTCATGGACACCGAGCGGTTTACACGTAACCGTTGGTGATGATACTGGAAAGATTTGGGTGTACGATGTTGCCGAG cATCTGGCACATCCAAGAATCGACGAGTGGAACAAATTCTTGTACACTCAGCAAGAGCTGAAACACAACAAAGCGGACGAAGAACTGCATAAACTTAATTTAAGAGAACCTACTTCGTTAACTTCCATGCCTCCGCTGCTAGCGACGTGTCCCCTCagataa
- the LOC132916073 gene encoding cytoplasmic dynein 1 intermediate chain isoform X21, with product MMSDRKAELERKKAKLQAIREEKERRRREKEQKDVEEATVRAAGTDKDHRKELDAMLSSLGVAPVSDVLSSLSSMNSLTPEQSTNATPDASLQPSSINSAQSSSARKKNRELTIVSVAHTNIPPKEPVVYTKQTQTIQTSHTSHDGYFETDWWRPRKDEYNLNPGLEWEDEFTVLTFDDGQAEDEENSLPHMDGFQSKLPPGILPHGLPQVKEVQPAVTQVEQEKEKEKPKEVQELSEEEKQMIILSEDFQRFLDRTSRIVERALGESVNIYSDYTGTMDGEDGMDEKSHQRLWLNRWFFCDRWSRNRCVTSMDWSPQFPELLAASYNNNDDTPNDPDGVCLVWNTKFKKTTPEFIFHCQSPVMSTTFARFHPNLILGGTYSGQIVLWDNRVQKRTPIQRTPLSASAHTHPVYCLNVVGAQNAHNLISISTDGKLCSWSLDMLSQPQETLELHTKQSKAIAATCLAFPHGDVNNFVVGSEEGTVYSACRHGTKAGVLDSYEGHQGPVTGISTHAVQGGIDFSHLFLTSSIDWTIKLWSLKESKPLYSFEHNGDYVYDVAWSPTHPALFAAVDDSGRLDLWNLNQDTEVPTASIVINGSPALNRVSWTPSGLHVTVGDDTGKIWVYDVAEHLAHPRIDEWNKFLYTQQELKHNKADEELHKLNLREPTSLTSMPPLLATCPLR from the exons ATGATGTCTGACAGAAAAGCAGaacttgaaagaaaaaaagccaAACTTCAGGCTAttagagaagaaaaggaaagacgtagaagagaaaaagaacagaaagat gTTGAGGAAGCTACAGTTCGTGCTGCAGGAACGGATAAAGATCATCGGAAAGAATTAGATGCTATGCTTTCATCCTTGGGGGTAGCACCGGTGTCag ATGTCTTATCCAGTTTATCTAGTATGAATTCTTTGACTCCAGAACAAAGTACTAATGCTACTCCCGATGCTAGTTTACAGCCATCTAGTATAAATTCTGCTCAGag CAGCAGTGCCAGGAAGAAGAATCGGGAACTAACGATTGTTTCTGTGGCACATACCAATATTCCTCCAAAAGAACCAGTTGTTTATACCAAACAAACACAAACTATTCAAACATCGCACACATCTCACGACG GCTACTTTGAGACTGACTGGTGGCGTCCCAGGAAAG ACGAGTACAATCTAAATCCTGGTTTAGAATGGGAGGACGAATTTACAG TTTTGACATTTGATGATGGCCAAGCCGAAGACGAAGAGAACAGTTTGCCGCATATGGATGGTTTCCAAAGCAAGCTTCCTCCTGGAATTCTTCCCCATGGTTTACCACAGGTTAAGGAAGTGCAGCCAGCGGTTACACAAGTGGAgcaagaaaaggaaaaagaaaaacctaAAGAAg TACAAGAACTCAGCGAAGAAGAGAAACAAATGATCATACTATCTGAAGATTTTCAACGATTCCTTGATCGTACTAGTAGAATTGTGGAAAGGGCATTAGGAGAATCTGTCAATATTTATAGCGATTATACCGGTACCATGGATGGTGAAGATGGAAT GGACGAAAAGAGTCATCAGCGTTTGTGGTTAAATCGATGGTTCTTCTGCGATCGATGGTCTCGTAATCGTTGTGTGACCTCGATGGATTGGTCACCTCAGTTTCCAGAACTTCTTGCAGCCTCCTATAACAATAACGACGACACTCCAAACGATCCCGATGGAGTGTGTTTGGTTTGGAACACAAAGTTTAAGAAAACAACACcggaatttattttccattgtCAGTCTCCGGTTATGTCGACCACGTTCGCAAGATTTCATCCTAATTTAATCTTAGGGGGTACTTATTCCGGACAAATCGTTCTCTGGGACAATAGAGTACAAAAGAGAACTCCTATTCAACGAACTCCACTATCAGCAAGCGCACATACT caTCCTGTATATTGTCTAAACGTTGTTGGGGCACAAAACGCGCACAATTTGATAAGCATATCAACCGATGGCAAACTGTGCTCCTGGAGTTTAGACATGTTGTCACAACCGCAAGAGACATTGGAGCTTCACACTAAACAGTCGAAAGCAATTGCTGCCACTTGTTTGGCGTTCCCTCATGGCGATGTTAATAATTTCGTTGTAGGCAGCGAAGAAGGAACTGTATATTCCG CTTGTCGTCATGGTACAAAAGCTGGTGTATTAGATTCTTACGAAGGTCATCAAGGACCAGTTACAGGAATTAGTACACACGCCGTACAAGGTGGAATAGATTTCTCACATCTATTCTTAACATCGTCCATCGATTGGACGATCAAGCTCTGGAGTCTTAAAGAGAGCAAACCTCTATATTCTTTCGAGCACAACGGTGATTACGTTTATGACGTTGCGTGGTCACCGACCCATCCAGCTCTCTTTGCCGCGGTAGACGATTCAGGACGATTAGATTTATGGAATTTGAATCAAGATACCGAAGTACCCACCGCTAGTATCGTGATCAATGGTTCTCCGGCTCTTAACAGAGTTTCATGGACACCGAGCGGTTTACACGTAACCGTTGGTGATGATACTGGAAAGATTTGGGTGTACGATGTTGCCGAG cATCTGGCACATCCAAGAATCGACGAGTGGAACAAATTCTTGTACACTCAGCAAGAGCTGAAACACAACAAAGCGGACGAAGAACTGCATAAACTTAATTTAAGAGAACCTACTTCGTTAACTTCCATGCCTCCGCTGCTAGCGACGTGTCCCCTCagataa
- the LOC132916073 gene encoding cytoplasmic dynein 1 intermediate chain isoform X22 produces the protein MMSDRKAELERKKAKLQAIREEKERRRREKEQKDVEEATVRAAGTDKDHRKELDAMLSSLGVAPVSDVLSSLSSMNSLTPEQSTNATPDASLQPSSINSAQSSSARKKNRELTIVSVAHTNIPPKEPVVYTKQTQTIQTSHTSHDGYFETDWWRPRKAHAFDYYDEYNLNPGLEWEDEFTAEDEENSLPHMDGFQSKLPPGILPHGLPQVKEVQPAVTQVEQEKEKEKPKEVQELSEEEKQMIILSEDFQRFLDRTSRIVERALGESVNIYSDYTGTMDGEDGMDEKSHQRLWLNRWFFCDRWSRNRCVTSMDWSPQFPELLAASYNNNDDTPNDPDGVCLVWNTKFKKTTPEFIFHCQSPVMSTTFARFHPNLILGGTYSGQIVLWDNRVQKRTPIQRTPLSASAHTHPVYCLNVVGAQNAHNLISISTDGKLCSWSLDMLSQPQETLELHTKQSKAIAATCLAFPHGDVNNFVVGSEEGTVYSACRHGTKAGVLDSYEGHQGPVTGISTHAVQGGIDFSHLFLTSSIDWTIKLWSLKESKPLYSFEHNGDYVYDVAWSPTHPALFAAVDDSGRLDLWNLNQDTEVPTASIVINGSPALNRVSWTPSGLHVTVGDDTGKIWVYDVAEHLAHPRIDEWNKFLYTQQELKHNKADEELHKLNLREPTSLTSMPPLLATCPLR, from the exons ATGATGTCTGACAGAAAAGCAGaacttgaaagaaaaaaagccaAACTTCAGGCTAttagagaagaaaaggaaagacgtagaagagaaaaagaacagaaagat gTTGAGGAAGCTACAGTTCGTGCTGCAGGAACGGATAAAGATCATCGGAAAGAATTAGATGCTATGCTTTCATCCTTGGGGGTAGCACCGGTGTCag ATGTCTTATCCAGTTTATCTAGTATGAATTCTTTGACTCCAGAACAAAGTACTAATGCTACTCCCGATGCTAGTTTACAGCCATCTAGTATAAATTCTGCTCAGag CAGCAGTGCCAGGAAGAAGAATCGGGAACTAACGATTGTTTCTGTGGCACATACCAATATTCCTCCAAAAGAACCAGTTGTTTATACCAAACAAACACAAACTATTCAAACATCGCACACATCTCACGACG GCTACTTTGAGACTGACTGGTGGCGTCCCAGGAAAG CTCATGCATTCGACTATTACG ACGAGTACAATCTAAATCCTGGTTTAGAATGGGAGGACGAATTTACAG CCGAAGACGAAGAGAACAGTTTGCCGCATATGGATGGTTTCCAAAGCAAGCTTCCTCCTGGAATTCTTCCCCATGGTTTACCACAGGTTAAGGAAGTGCAGCCAGCGGTTACACAAGTGGAgcaagaaaaggaaaaagaaaaacctaAAGAAg TACAAGAACTCAGCGAAGAAGAGAAACAAATGATCATACTATCTGAAGATTTTCAACGATTCCTTGATCGTACTAGTAGAATTGTGGAAAGGGCATTAGGAGAATCTGTCAATATTTATAGCGATTATACCGGTACCATGGATGGTGAAGATGGAAT GGACGAAAAGAGTCATCAGCGTTTGTGGTTAAATCGATGGTTCTTCTGCGATCGATGGTCTCGTAATCGTTGTGTGACCTCGATGGATTGGTCACCTCAGTTTCCAGAACTTCTTGCAGCCTCCTATAACAATAACGACGACACTCCAAACGATCCCGATGGAGTGTGTTTGGTTTGGAACACAAAGTTTAAGAAAACAACACcggaatttattttccattgtCAGTCTCCGGTTATGTCGACCACGTTCGCAAGATTTCATCCTAATTTAATCTTAGGGGGTACTTATTCCGGACAAATCGTTCTCTGGGACAATAGAGTACAAAAGAGAACTCCTATTCAACGAACTCCACTATCAGCAAGCGCACATACT caTCCTGTATATTGTCTAAACGTTGTTGGGGCACAAAACGCGCACAATTTGATAAGCATATCAACCGATGGCAAACTGTGCTCCTGGAGTTTAGACATGTTGTCACAACCGCAAGAGACATTGGAGCTTCACACTAAACAGTCGAAAGCAATTGCTGCCACTTGTTTGGCGTTCCCTCATGGCGATGTTAATAATTTCGTTGTAGGCAGCGAAGAAGGAACTGTATATTCCG CTTGTCGTCATGGTACAAAAGCTGGTGTATTAGATTCTTACGAAGGTCATCAAGGACCAGTTACAGGAATTAGTACACACGCCGTACAAGGTGGAATAGATTTCTCACATCTATTCTTAACATCGTCCATCGATTGGACGATCAAGCTCTGGAGTCTTAAAGAGAGCAAACCTCTATATTCTTTCGAGCACAACGGTGATTACGTTTATGACGTTGCGTGGTCACCGACCCATCCAGCTCTCTTTGCCGCGGTAGACGATTCAGGACGATTAGATTTATGGAATTTGAATCAAGATACCGAAGTACCCACCGCTAGTATCGTGATCAATGGTTCTCCGGCTCTTAACAGAGTTTCATGGACACCGAGCGGTTTACACGTAACCGTTGGTGATGATACTGGAAAGATTTGGGTGTACGATGTTGCCGAG cATCTGGCACATCCAAGAATCGACGAGTGGAACAAATTCTTGTACACTCAGCAAGAGCTGAAACACAACAAAGCGGACGAAGAACTGCATAAACTTAATTTAAGAGAACCTACTTCGTTAACTTCCATGCCTCCGCTGCTAGCGACGTGTCCCCTCagataa